Proteins encoded within one genomic window of Paenarthrobacter sp. JL.01a:
- a CDS encoding cupin domain-containing protein yields the protein MSQATSEYRLEGDNSIYAQPDGKVVPVVTRAGAEDTNTAQSGDCIRVSGVSIQHTPATKIWFGQVSNTPGYRSLPHHHGEAETGGYVLRGHGRIYFGENYSEFIDMKAGDWVFVPPFMPHVEANMSITEELVWLTARTPENLVVNLEDVPDETLADYRRA from the coding sequence ATGAGCCAGGCTACTAGCGAATACCGCCTCGAAGGCGACAACTCCATCTACGCCCAGCCCGACGGCAAGGTAGTACCCGTCGTCACCCGTGCCGGCGCCGAGGACACGAATACGGCCCAGTCCGGCGACTGCATCCGCGTCTCCGGTGTCAGCATCCAGCACACCCCGGCAACCAAGATCTGGTTCGGCCAGGTGTCCAACACCCCCGGCTACCGTTCCCTCCCGCACCACCACGGCGAAGCAGAAACGGGCGGCTACGTCCTCCGCGGCCATGGACGCATCTACTTCGGCGAGAACTACAGCGAGTTCATCGACATGAAAGCCGGTGACTGGGTATTCGTTCCGCCGTTCATGCCGCACGTTGAAGCGAACATGTCCATCACCGAGGAACTCGTGTGGCTGACCGCCCGCACCCCGGAGAACCTCGTGGTCAACCTCGAGGACGTCCCTGACGAGACCCTCGCCGACTACCGCCGGGCATAG
- a CDS encoding acyl-CoA thioesterase, which yields MITGTLTSETFLRAVELTETEAQVFDEAYEATTQYVPWPKAYGGDMVAQAAAAMMRSVDADRQLHSMHSYFMRPVDIGSTVRYEVERLRDGRGYSTRTVRGFQNGKPVYAAMGSFQVPEDGPDFQPEAPTAVEPESLRSAAEALSESEGPAADYWSSGRSFDMRHIPGPVYVELEGGTAPQQAIWVKAFDTLPDDANLQRTALAYVCDYTILEPLLRVNGLNWSSPGLATASLDHSMWFHREGRVDDWVLYAQEAISGQSNRGLAMGRFFDRQGRLLATVAQEGMIRA from the coding sequence ATGATCACGGGAACCCTGACGTCGGAGACCTTCCTCCGGGCCGTTGAACTGACGGAGACGGAAGCCCAGGTCTTCGACGAAGCCTATGAAGCCACCACCCAGTACGTTCCCTGGCCAAAAGCCTATGGTGGAGACATGGTGGCCCAGGCCGCAGCAGCGATGATGCGCTCAGTGGATGCTGACCGGCAACTCCACTCGATGCACAGCTATTTCATGCGCCCTGTGGATATCGGTTCAACGGTCCGCTACGAAGTCGAGCGCCTGCGCGATGGCCGCGGTTACTCCACGCGCACTGTCCGGGGTTTCCAGAACGGCAAGCCTGTATATGCCGCGATGGGTTCCTTCCAGGTTCCCGAAGACGGGCCGGACTTCCAGCCCGAGGCGCCGACCGCCGTCGAGCCTGAATCGCTGCGCTCCGCCGCCGAAGCCCTGTCCGAGAGTGAGGGCCCAGCCGCAGACTACTGGTCATCCGGCCGTAGTTTCGACATGCGGCATATTCCTGGCCCGGTATATGTCGAGCTGGAGGGTGGAACGGCCCCCCAGCAGGCAATCTGGGTCAAAGCCTTCGACACCCTGCCTGATGACGCCAACCTCCAGCGCACCGCACTGGCGTACGTGTGCGACTACACCATCCTTGAACCGCTCCTCCGGGTTAACGGCCTCAACTGGTCCAGCCCCGGACTCGCTACCGCCAGCCTTGACCACTCCATGTGGTTCCACCGGGAAGGCCGGGTGGACGACTGGGTGCTCTACGCCCAGGAAGCCATCTCCGGCCAGAGCAACCGCGGCCTCGCCATGGGCCGTTTCTTCGACCGTCAGGGACGACTCCTCGCGACCGTCGCCCAAGAAGGCATGATCCGCGCCTGA
- a CDS encoding iron chaperone, whose amino-acid sequence MGTVTEYLENVSATSRPVLERIVEIARELAPDAEEGTSYGMPALLVEGKGLVSVLETKKHLALYPFSGQILPEMSEELGGYSWSPGTLRFSVDNPVPDSMVRRILETRLTQIRK is encoded by the coding sequence ATGGGAACCGTCACTGAGTACTTGGAGAATGTCAGCGCCACGAGCCGACCCGTCCTGGAGCGGATCGTGGAGATTGCCCGGGAACTGGCGCCTGACGCCGAAGAAGGCACCAGCTACGGGATGCCTGCGTTGCTGGTCGAGGGCAAGGGCCTGGTGAGCGTGCTCGAAACCAAGAAGCACCTTGCCCTGTACCCGTTCAGCGGCCAGATCCTGCCCGAAATGTCCGAAGAGCTGGGCGGATACTCCTGGTCGCCGGGGACCCTGCGGTTCTCCGTGGACAACCCCGTGCCCGATTCCATGGTGCGCCGGATCCTGGAGACCCGGCTGACGCAGATCCGGAAGTAG
- a CDS encoding bifunctional salicylyl-CoA 5-hydroxylase/oxidoreductase, translating to MKIAIVGGGPGGLYFAALMKQLDPSHDITLWERNAASDTFGFGVVFSDETLGGIGNADPVVAEYMSRRFARWSDIDIHFRGETITVGGQGFAAMSRKELLELLQRRCIELNVDVRFSTLAPAIEELEANYDLVLAADGINSQIRSKYADAFRPSLDPRTNKFMWLGTNQVFEAFKFFVKETEWGVMQIHGYPYSDEGSTFIVEMHQDVWHAAGFDETANEVFPPGVSDEKSIAKIREIFAEELDGYEVLTNNSKWINFTTVRNQSWRKGNVVLLGDAAHTAHFSIGSGTKLAMEDSLALAACLHEHADLQEALEAYETERRPVVASTQRAAQASLEWFERIGQYKDQDPTQFAFNLLTRSRRITQENLRLRDPEFADAVDRNFAESQGLTEVAPAMFQPFSIGELELKNRIIVSPMDMYSATDGIPGDFHKVHLGSKALGGAGLVMTEMVCVSETGRITPGCSGLYTDEQRDSWKEIVDFVHSRSTAKIGAQLGHSGRKGSTKLMWEGIDQPLDSGNWTAVGPSALPYSAENQTPVELDRAGMDAIKAEFVAATKRADEAGFDLLEIHAAHGYLLSSFLSPVSNKRTDEYGGSLENRLRFPLEVFDAVRAAWPANKPVTVRISATDWIDGGNTSDDSVQIAKAFVEHGAAGLDISTGQVAKEEKPAFGRSYQTPFADRIRQEVAAPAGVAVIAVGAISSYDDVNSILLAGRADLIALGRTHLYDPQWTLHAAAEQEYQGPGAQWIPQFRAGRRKPPSSRTDAIRPRLSLLKEPDAEEATNHLRWTPAASARSASVLVK from the coding sequence ATGAAGATCGCAATCGTCGGAGGCGGCCCGGGCGGCCTGTACTTCGCAGCACTGATGAAGCAGCTCGATCCGTCCCACGACATCACCCTCTGGGAACGCAACGCTGCCAGCGATACCTTCGGGTTCGGCGTCGTGTTTTCCGATGAGACGCTCGGCGGCATCGGCAACGCGGACCCGGTGGTGGCCGAGTACATGAGCCGCCGCTTCGCCCGCTGGTCCGACATCGACATCCACTTCCGCGGGGAGACCATCACCGTGGGCGGCCAGGGCTTCGCTGCCATGAGCCGTAAGGAACTGCTGGAACTGCTGCAGCGCCGCTGCATCGAACTGAACGTTGACGTCCGGTTCAGCACCCTGGCCCCCGCCATCGAGGAGCTGGAAGCCAATTACGACCTTGTGCTTGCTGCGGACGGCATCAACTCCCAGATCCGTTCAAAATACGCCGACGCCTTCAGGCCCAGCCTGGACCCACGGACCAACAAGTTCATGTGGCTCGGCACCAACCAGGTCTTTGAAGCCTTCAAGTTCTTCGTGAAGGAAACCGAGTGGGGCGTCATGCAGATCCACGGCTACCCGTACTCGGACGAGGGATCCACGTTTATCGTGGAAATGCACCAGGACGTTTGGCATGCTGCAGGCTTCGACGAGACCGCGAATGAAGTCTTCCCTCCGGGCGTCTCCGACGAGAAGTCGATCGCCAAGATCCGTGAGATTTTCGCCGAGGAACTGGACGGCTACGAGGTCCTCACCAACAACTCCAAGTGGATCAACTTCACCACCGTCCGCAACCAGAGCTGGCGCAAGGGCAACGTGGTCCTGCTGGGCGACGCCGCCCACACCGCGCACTTCTCGATCGGCTCCGGCACCAAGCTGGCCATGGAGGATTCCCTGGCGCTGGCCGCCTGCTTGCACGAGCACGCCGATCTCCAGGAAGCTCTGGAAGCCTACGAGACCGAGCGGCGCCCTGTGGTCGCGTCCACCCAGCGCGCCGCCCAGGCCTCGCTGGAGTGGTTCGAGCGGATCGGCCAGTACAAGGACCAGGACCCCACTCAGTTCGCGTTCAACCTGCTCACCCGCAGCCGCCGGATCACCCAGGAGAACCTGCGCCTGCGTGACCCCGAATTCGCCGACGCCGTGGACAGGAACTTTGCAGAATCCCAGGGCCTCACCGAGGTTGCGCCGGCCATGTTCCAGCCCTTCAGCATCGGCGAACTCGAGCTCAAGAACCGCATCATCGTCTCCCCGATGGACATGTACTCCGCCACGGACGGCATCCCCGGTGATTTCCACAAGGTCCACCTCGGCTCCAAAGCACTTGGCGGTGCCGGGCTGGTCATGACGGAAATGGTCTGCGTCTCTGAAACGGGCCGCATCACCCCCGGTTGCAGCGGCCTCTACACCGACGAGCAGCGGGACAGCTGGAAGGAGATCGTCGACTTCGTCCACTCCCGCTCCACCGCGAAGATCGGTGCCCAGCTGGGCCACTCCGGCCGCAAGGGCTCCACCAAGCTCATGTGGGAAGGCATCGACCAGCCCCTCGACTCCGGCAACTGGACCGCCGTCGGGCCCTCCGCCCTGCCGTACAGCGCCGAAAACCAGACCCCTGTGGAACTGGACCGGGCGGGCATGGATGCCATCAAGGCCGAGTTTGTCGCAGCGACCAAGCGCGCCGACGAAGCAGGCTTCGACCTCCTCGAGATCCACGCTGCCCACGGCTACCTGCTCTCGTCCTTCCTGTCGCCGGTGTCCAACAAGCGGACAGACGAATACGGTGGCAGCTTGGAGAACCGGCTGCGGTTCCCGCTGGAAGTGTTCGACGCCGTCCGCGCCGCCTGGCCTGCCAACAAGCCGGTGACGGTACGCATCTCCGCGACAGACTGGATCGACGGCGGCAACACCTCCGATGATTCGGTCCAGATCGCGAAGGCGTTCGTGGAGCACGGCGCAGCTGGCCTGGACATCTCCACCGGCCAGGTCGCCAAGGAAGAAAAGCCCGCTTTCGGACGCAGCTACCAGACTCCGTTTGCCGACCGCATCCGCCAGGAAGTCGCCGCTCCGGCAGGCGTGGCCGTCATCGCCGTCGGCGCCATCTCAAGCTACGACGACGTGAACTCGATCCTCCTCGCTGGACGTGCCGACCTGATCGCCTTGGGCCGCACCCACCTGTACGATCCCCAGTGGACCCTCCACGCAGCAGCCGAGCAGGAATACCAAGGCCCGGGCGCCCAGTGGATTCCGCAATTCCGTGCCGGACGCCGCAAGCCACCAAGCTCACGCACCGACGCCATCCGCCCGCGCTTGTCCCTCTTGAAGGAGCCCGATGCCGAAGAAGCCACCAACCACCTGCGCTGGACCCCGGCCGCATCAGCCCGTTCAGCATCGGTCCTGGTGAAGTAG
- a CDS encoding AMP-binding protein, translated as MSMLPSAHVDTFTRDHLPSSDTWPAFEFTLPELNYPDRLNAAAVLIDDAVARHGTDRPALRTPDGVVWTYGELQTRSNQVAQVLTEDLGVVPGNRVLLRGPNNPWIVAAWLGVLKAGAVVVTTMPMLRSTEVATIIQLTKPVVAISDHRFVDELAVAAGDDVTVLTYGKNDDGDLTARCSRKRGEFTPVDTSSDDVALLGPTSGTTGVPKVTMHFHRDILANADTFARYILEPTADDVFAGSPPLAFTFGLGGLVVFPLRFGASALLTEKAGPVELAERAAEAGATVLFTAPTAYRAILKEKRGDLLSGLRVAVSAGEHLSKETWEAVHEATGQRLVNGIGATEMLHVFISAAGDDIRPGTTGKAVPGYRATILDAQGNELGAGQTGRLAIIGPTGCRYLDDPRQANYVVNGWNVTGDTFSMDEDGYFTYQARSDNMIVSSGYNIGGPEVEAAIDQHPDVVENAVIGIPDEERGSIVCAFVVLREGVTGDAAKRKEIQDFVKQTIAPYKYPRDVRFVTELPRNPSGKLQHFKLRDRVLAQDISSTNELTAAGQSQA; from the coding sequence ATGAGCATGTTGCCATCGGCCCACGTGGACACGTTCACCCGAGACCACCTGCCGTCCAGTGATACCTGGCCGGCGTTCGAATTCACCCTCCCCGAACTGAACTACCCGGACCGGCTCAATGCCGCCGCCGTGCTGATCGACGACGCTGTCGCACGGCACGGCACCGACCGCCCCGCCCTCCGCACCCCAGACGGCGTTGTCTGGACGTACGGCGAGCTCCAGACCCGCTCCAACCAGGTTGCCCAGGTACTCACCGAGGACCTTGGCGTCGTCCCGGGCAACCGCGTCCTGCTTCGCGGCCCGAACAACCCATGGATCGTGGCTGCCTGGCTCGGTGTCCTGAAAGCCGGCGCGGTGGTGGTCACCACCATGCCCATGCTTCGTTCCACGGAGGTCGCCACGATCATCCAGCTCACCAAGCCGGTTGTCGCGATTTCGGACCACCGCTTTGTGGACGAGCTCGCGGTCGCGGCCGGTGATGACGTGACGGTCCTGACGTACGGAAAGAACGACGACGGCGACCTCACCGCCCGCTGCTCGCGCAAGCGCGGGGAGTTCACGCCGGTGGACACGTCCTCGGACGACGTTGCCCTCCTGGGGCCGACGTCCGGAACGACGGGCGTGCCCAAGGTGACCATGCATTTCCACCGGGACATCCTGGCCAACGCGGACACCTTTGCCCGGTACATCCTGGAGCCCACGGCTGACGACGTCTTCGCGGGATCTCCTCCGCTGGCCTTCACCTTCGGACTCGGCGGACTGGTGGTCTTCCCCTTGCGGTTCGGTGCATCGGCGCTGCTGACGGAAAAGGCCGGTCCTGTGGAACTGGCTGAGAGGGCAGCAGAGGCCGGAGCCACGGTGCTCTTCACTGCACCCACCGCCTACCGGGCCATCCTTAAGGAGAAGCGCGGAGACCTGCTCAGCGGCCTCCGGGTTGCCGTCTCCGCGGGCGAGCACCTGTCCAAGGAAACGTGGGAAGCCGTCCACGAAGCTACCGGCCAGCGATTGGTCAACGGCATCGGTGCAACGGAAATGCTGCATGTGTTCATCTCGGCGGCCGGGGACGACATCCGTCCGGGTACCACCGGCAAGGCCGTGCCGGGCTACCGAGCCACGATTCTTGACGCCCAAGGCAACGAACTTGGGGCAGGACAAACCGGACGTCTGGCGATCATCGGACCCACGGGCTGCCGGTACCTCGACGATCCCCGCCAGGCGAACTATGTAGTGAACGGCTGGAACGTCACGGGGGACACGTTCTCCATGGACGAGGACGGCTACTTTACTTACCAGGCACGCTCGGACAACATGATCGTCTCCTCCGGGTACAACATCGGCGGGCCCGAGGTTGAAGCGGCCATCGACCAGCACCCGGACGTGGTGGAAAACGCGGTCATCGGCATCCCGGACGAGGAACGCGGCAGCATCGTGTGTGCGTTCGTGGTCCTGCGCGAGGGCGTCACCGGGGACGCTGCCAAGCGCAAGGAGATCCAGGACTTCGTGAAGCAAACCATCGCCCCGTACAAGTACCCCCGCGATGTCCGCTTCGTCACCGAACTTCCACGCAATCCCAGCGGCAAACTGCAGCACTTCAAGCTGCGCGACCGCGTCCTCGCGCAGGACATTTCCAGCACCAACGAACTTACCGCCGCAGGCCAGAGCCAGGCGTAG
- a CDS encoding RidA family protein — translation MSHKTINPESLPKPSGFAHGMLAGNTVFLGGQTALDKDMNIVPGGIVEQFTQAFSNVLTTLREAGGQPEDLVNVTIYLTDVDDYMANGREIGRIWREMAGSQYPAMAGIGVTRLWQKEAMIEIQGIAVIPER, via the coding sequence ATGAGCCACAAGACCATCAACCCGGAATCGCTGCCCAAGCCGTCCGGATTTGCCCACGGCATGCTCGCCGGAAACACCGTGTTCCTGGGTGGACAGACAGCGCTGGACAAGGACATGAACATCGTTCCCGGCGGCATCGTGGAGCAGTTCACGCAGGCGTTTTCAAACGTCCTCACCACGCTGCGCGAAGCCGGCGGACAACCCGAGGACCTGGTCAACGTGACCATCTACCTCACCGACGTGGACGACTACATGGCCAATGGCCGCGAGATCGGGCGTATCTGGCGTGAGATGGCCGGCTCCCAGTACCCGGCCATGGCGGGCATCGGAGTCACGCGCCTCTGGCAGAAGGAAGCCATGATCGAAATCCAGGGCATCGCGGTGATTCCGGAGCGCTAA
- a CDS encoding fumarylacetoacetate hydrolase family protein, translating into MKLATLRISGGRTTAALAAGDGTYVALPATDVGAFLNRKNWRLIALAADGETISNPDFAPLLPSAGKVICCGLNYGDHIQEMGRDLPEHPTLFAKYADTLVGANDPVEVQGSGRVDWEAELAVVVGSELYQADDDQAREAIAGYTVANDVSMRDWQNRTLQWFQGKAWDRTTPVGPVMVTADEAGEHFQVKGYVNGELVQNGNTRTLVFGPAQLLSYISQFTILRPGDLVLTGTPGGVGMGMNPPRFLQDGDTLVTEIEGIGRLENRFAIHAPVHA; encoded by the coding sequence ATGAAACTAGCCACCTTGCGCATCTCGGGCGGACGTACGACGGCGGCACTCGCCGCGGGCGACGGTACTTACGTCGCGCTTCCGGCCACTGATGTGGGCGCTTTCCTGAACCGGAAGAATTGGCGACTCATCGCCCTGGCGGCCGACGGGGAAACCATCAGCAACCCGGACTTCGCACCCCTGCTCCCCAGTGCGGGCAAGGTAATCTGCTGTGGCCTGAACTACGGAGACCACATCCAGGAGATGGGCCGGGATCTCCCCGAACACCCAACACTGTTCGCCAAGTACGCGGACACCTTGGTCGGCGCGAACGATCCTGTGGAAGTCCAGGGGAGTGGGCGCGTCGACTGGGAAGCCGAGCTGGCCGTCGTCGTGGGTTCCGAGCTGTACCAAGCGGACGACGACCAGGCGCGCGAGGCAATCGCCGGGTACACCGTGGCCAACGACGTCTCCATGCGCGACTGGCAAAACCGGACGCTGCAGTGGTTCCAGGGCAAAGCCTGGGACCGCACCACTCCGGTGGGCCCGGTTATGGTCACCGCGGACGAGGCCGGGGAGCACTTCCAGGTCAAGGGCTACGTCAACGGCGAGCTCGTGCAGAACGGAAACACCCGCACGCTCGTCTTTGGCCCGGCCCAACTGCTGTCCTACATTTCGCAGTTCACCATCCTGCGTCCTGGCGACCTCGTCCTCACGGGAACCCCCGGGGGAGTGGGCATGGGCATGAACCCGCCTCGCTTTCTGCAGGACGGCGACACGCTTGTTACCGAAATCGAGGGGATCGGCCGGCTGGAAAACCGGTTCGCGATCCACGCACCCGTCCACGCGTAA
- a CDS encoding IclR family transcriptional regulator C-terminal domain-containing protein, translated as MSESATTPQASDQYVQSLARGLAVIRAFDANNPVMTLSEVAARTDLTRATARRFLHTLVELGYVRTDGKTFALTAKVLQLGYSYLSALSLPQLAQPHLEELSLKLGESTSAAVLDGQDIFYVARVATKRIMNVGITVGTRFPAYSTSMGRVLLAGLPPAKLDAYLERVELKPLTPRTVTSAPDLRAAVERVRTQGWCLLDQELELGLMSIAAPVHNRNNGDTVAAINVSLQAQAVAAQPEGYLDSVRAEVVATADAISQDVSAKH; from the coding sequence ATGAGCGAATCCGCAACGACCCCGCAGGCCAGCGACCAGTACGTTCAGTCGTTGGCGCGGGGTCTTGCTGTGATCCGGGCGTTCGACGCGAACAACCCGGTGATGACCCTCAGCGAAGTCGCGGCCCGCACGGATCTGACGCGGGCCACGGCCAGGCGATTCCTGCACACGCTGGTGGAGCTCGGCTACGTCCGCACCGACGGCAAGACCTTTGCGCTCACGGCCAAGGTGCTGCAGCTGGGCTACTCGTACCTTTCGGCGCTGTCTTTGCCGCAGTTGGCTCAGCCGCACCTTGAGGAGCTGTCCCTGAAGCTGGGGGAGTCGACGTCGGCTGCGGTGTTGGACGGGCAGGACATCTTCTACGTTGCCCGGGTAGCCACCAAACGCATCATGAATGTCGGCATCACCGTGGGCACCCGTTTCCCCGCCTACTCCACCTCGATGGGCCGGGTCCTGCTGGCAGGCCTGCCGCCGGCCAAGCTCGATGCTTACCTCGAACGGGTCGAACTCAAGCCGCTTACCCCCCGGACTGTCACCAGCGCGCCCGACCTGAGGGCCGCCGTCGAACGTGTCCGGACGCAAGGCTGGTGCCTGCTGGACCAGGAGCTGGAGCTCGGGCTGATGTCCATTGCGGCGCCCGTGCACAACCGCAACAACGGCGACACCGTCGCGGCGATCAACGTGTCACTGCAGGCCCAGGCAGTGGCTGCGCAGCCGGAGGGTTACCTGGACTCGGTTCGCGCCGAAGTGGTGGCAACCGCGGACGCGATCTCCCAAGACGTCTCCGCCAAACACTGA
- a CDS encoding thiolase family protein has protein sequence MNQAFVYDAVRTPFGKFGSGLAAVRPDDLAAHVVRESVRRAPGLDVERIDEVVFGNANGAGEENRNVARMATLLAGLPVSIPGTTVNRLCGSSLDAAIIASRQINAGDAELMLVGGAESMSRAPWVLPKTSKPYPAGDMTLASTTLGWRLVNPAMNKDWTISLGEATERLREKYGITRERQDAFAADSHNLADAAWNEGFYDSLVTAVPGTELVRDEGIRAGSSAGKLAGLKTVFRPEGSGPDGGTVTAGNASPLSDGASAAWIGSEAASSILGLEPLARIAGRGAHGNDPQYFGFAPVEAANKALAKAGIGWDQVGAVELNEAFAAQSLACIDAWGIDPSIVNRHGGAIAMGHPLGASGTRILGTLARSLQASGQRWGVAAICIGVGQGLAVVLENVTSGIEGA, from the coding sequence ATGAACCAGGCATTTGTGTACGATGCCGTGCGCACGCCGTTTGGCAAGTTCGGCTCAGGGCTTGCTGCTGTCCGCCCCGATGATCTCGCGGCTCACGTAGTGCGGGAGTCCGTTCGCCGGGCGCCCGGGCTGGATGTTGAGCGGATCGACGAGGTGGTGTTCGGCAACGCCAACGGCGCCGGCGAAGAAAACCGCAACGTCGCCCGCATGGCCACGCTGCTGGCTGGCCTGCCCGTGTCGATTCCGGGAACCACGGTGAACCGCCTCTGCGGTTCGTCCTTGGACGCGGCCATCATCGCATCGCGGCAGATCAACGCCGGCGACGCCGAGCTGATGCTGGTGGGCGGCGCCGAATCCATGTCTCGTGCGCCGTGGGTGCTGCCGAAGACCTCCAAGCCCTACCCCGCCGGCGACATGACCCTGGCTTCGACCACGCTGGGATGGCGTTTGGTGAACCCGGCGATGAACAAGGACTGGACCATCTCTTTGGGCGAGGCCACGGAGCGGCTACGGGAGAAGTACGGGATCACACGTGAGCGTCAGGATGCTTTTGCGGCGGATTCGCACAACCTGGCCGACGCCGCGTGGAACGAAGGCTTCTACGATTCTTTGGTTACGGCGGTTCCGGGGACGGAGCTGGTCCGCGACGAGGGAATCCGTGCCGGCTCTTCGGCTGGGAAGCTTGCCGGGTTGAAGACGGTCTTCCGTCCCGAAGGTTCAGGGCCCGACGGCGGTACGGTCACCGCCGGGAACGCCTCGCCTTTGTCCGACGGTGCTTCTGCGGCGTGGATCGGTTCCGAAGCTGCTTCCTCGATCCTTGGCCTGGAGCCGCTGGCCCGTATCGCCGGCCGCGGCGCGCACGGCAATGATCCCCAGTACTTCGGGTTCGCCCCGGTGGAGGCCGCGAACAAGGCCCTCGCGAAGGCGGGCATCGGCTGGGACCAGGTTGGCGCCGTCGAACTTAATGAAGCGTTCGCCGCGCAGTCGCTGGCATGCATTGATGCGTGGGGGATCGACCCGTCGATCGTGAACCGCCACGGCGGTGCGATCGCGATGGGCCACCCGCTCGGTGCCTCCGGTACCCGCATCCTGGGCACGCTGGCCCGTTCCTTGCAGGCCTCCGGGCAGCGCTGGGGTGTCGCCGCGATCTGCATCGGAGTGGGCCAGGGACTGGCCGTGGTGCTTGAAAACGTAACCTCTGGCATTGAAGGAGCGTAA
- a CDS encoding 3-oxoacid CoA-transferase subunit A, translating into MLNFIDTVGEAVAGIKDGSTVMIGGFGNAGQPFELIDALMDCGAKDLTVVNNNAGQGDQGLALLIKEGRVRKMICSFPRQSDSWHFDARYHAGEIELELVPQGNLAERIRAAGAGIGGFFTPTGYGTTLAEGKETRFLDGKWQVFETPIHADVALIKALKADGKGNLVYRKTARNFGPIMAAAAKHTIVQVSEIVPTGSLDPENVVTPGIYVNSVVRVGTVSEATANSSNGKVA; encoded by the coding sequence ATGTTGAATTTCATTGACACTGTTGGCGAGGCCGTGGCCGGGATCAAGGACGGTTCCACGGTGATGATCGGCGGGTTCGGCAATGCCGGGCAGCCGTTCGAGCTGATCGATGCGCTCATGGATTGCGGCGCGAAGGACCTGACCGTGGTGAACAACAACGCCGGCCAGGGCGACCAGGGCTTGGCGTTGCTGATCAAGGAGGGCCGCGTGCGGAAGATGATCTGTTCCTTCCCGCGGCAGTCCGATTCCTGGCATTTTGATGCTAGGTACCACGCGGGGGAGATCGAGCTGGAGCTTGTTCCGCAGGGCAACCTGGCCGAACGGATCCGTGCTGCCGGGGCCGGTATTGGCGGGTTCTTCACGCCCACCGGGTACGGCACCACGCTGGCCGAGGGCAAGGAAACCCGGTTCCTCGACGGGAAATGGCAGGTGTTCGAGACGCCGATCCACGCCGACGTCGCGCTCATCAAGGCGCTGAAGGCCGACGGCAAGGGCAACCTCGTGTACCGCAAGACCGCCCGGAACTTCGGCCCGATCATGGCTGCCGCGGCAAAACACACCATTGTGCAGGTTTCCGAGATCGTGCCCACGGGTTCGTTGGATCCGGAGAACGTGGTGACTCCGGGGATTTACGTGAATTCGGTGGTCCGGGTTGGCACTGTTTCTGAAGCAACTGCTAATTCTTCGAACGGAAAGGTGGCCTGA
- a CDS encoding 3-oxoacid CoA-transferase subunit B, whose product MGTQTSIQTSETPLGRDALAQLVARDIAPGSFVNLGIGQPTLVSNYLTEDQNITLHTENGMLGMGPVAEGDAVDGDLINAGKIPVTELPGASYFHHADSFAIMRGGHLDICVLGAFQVSATGDLANWHTGAPDAIPAVGGAMDLATGAKDVFVMMTLLTRDGASKLVEQCTYPLTGVGCVTRVYTDKAVFLTGPEGVTVRETFGCTFEEIQDLVPLPLKTGA is encoded by the coding sequence ATGGGCACGCAAACAAGCATCCAGACCTCGGAGACGCCGCTGGGCCGCGACGCACTCGCACAGCTGGTGGCCCGCGATATCGCCCCTGGCTCGTTCGTGAACCTGGGTATCGGGCAGCCGACCCTGGTGTCCAACTACCTCACCGAAGACCAGAACATCACCCTCCACACGGAGAACGGGATGCTCGGCATGGGCCCGGTGGCGGAAGGGGATGCCGTTGACGGCGACCTGATCAACGCCGGAAAGATCCCCGTCACCGAACTGCCCGGTGCCTCCTACTTCCACCACGCCGACTCGTTCGCGATCATGCGCGGCGGGCACCTGGACATCTGTGTGCTCGGCGCCTTCCAGGTATCCGCCACCGGCGACCTCGCGAACTGGCACACCGGCGCGCCCGACGCGATCCCCGCCGTCGGAGGTGCCATGGACCTGGCCACCGGCGCGAAGGACGTCTTCGTCATGATGACCCTGCTGACCCGTGACGGCGCCTCAAAGCTGGTGGAACAGTGCACCTACCCACTCACCGGCGTCGGCTGCGTCACCCGCGTGTACACCGACAAAGCCGTATTCCTCACCGGCCCCGAAGGCGTCACCGTCCGCGAGACGTTCGGCTGCACCTTCGAGGAAATCCAGGACCTGGTGCCGCTGCCCCTGAAGACCGGGGCCTAG